A section of the Lineus longissimus chromosome 1, tnLinLong1.2, whole genome shotgun sequence genome encodes:
- the LOC135494894 gene encoding uncharacterized protein LOC135494894 — MRTHRGVTVIEQRIIQAKKWKKQEMNLSGCHLITLHPSISQEPLLSILTQLELGHNLLRSLPEFTWQLCNLEKLILKHNFLQELSEGVTKLKKLSYLDVSHNEIQAIPPAVAQLDKLQYFNLSGNQLKYLDLRILYLPQLRRFFVTKNPIENIPRDVFLGGLRSLRCYFDIPIDIPSHDDSLDCSLDSSILDEIRQLKLRPFSTPQSKSTHQSEPRQVLNAKLRRSISFSCETLADSGIYSLASLNLEQPVSRRLSLSTNDIETSFGILPERKTLDQFLGSESESNCGDQGSDESMRALESDGDITCCSDCQCSEDTDDSQYQEKVLENGCKVLKHKNVTVTLPPKNESGYDLGVFELEIVEDLSYSPDTSERAVHASQVVSMEPHGTRFTTSDPALIDIPITVPVDSVREIVCLCSETSIGECVDWKEMDSSCFELKGNRVIIQTTHFSLFTILVKKSFPETRQLISANQGGRIMVEEVPGVGVIFPRRSLHEDIEARVKVVYGDEPYCLDFNHGEEPRALATPVVMLEPHGCQFKATKHPVVLSLPLPDCARIQNHFGQNAERDLTIWCSQTAEEEELDWHEVKVSYKVRVDGDSNFCVQIPVQHFCWYRALWDSLASKMYECKIGVTYFYPYIQFSMMCQAMMDENPDNLSFGLEVICYHSDKRFPEAGNYRHKVGSSLKPRMIKKGSIAIRLRSDNFEADTENGENPELHKIEFDFRGREFEKQFACVYKHKPKDKGVFGKVFVERLVQPGIVEPLFEFNLTKSGHEAETILESTDRWSLLAVKELASMLNITNDENWKVFAKHLGFTNHEVNHKLAYTADPFAFMLGVYQSRGGTPDEFVQSLYKVGRELRMNATGVPLKELDQIGFTLKSGLAKSRFSNSTMEEGENSDGDDYEEPIEDVVKKLGSHKSSTPKRKRSSRAGSSERSITKKRRLSLNSSEHLSDISVEDESFFVNKQEMDDSDLWRLSQVLLQSWKNLGRALRIPEEDLLSIEHSHKTEARECAYQMLLKFKCRYPNKCRYGYLYRILCENGLKGVAQKHCKPAPESDDECQ; from the exons ATGAGGACCCATCGTGGAGTGACTGTCATAGAACAACGGATCATCCAAGCAAAGAAATGGAAGAAGCAGGAGATGAATCTGAGTGGTTGTCACCTGATCACTCTTCATCCATCCATCAGCCAGGAACCGCTCTTGTCCATCCTGACCCAGCTTGAACTTGGTCACAATTTACTGCGGTCGCTACCGGAGTTTACATGGCAGTTATGCAACTTGGAAAAATTGATCTTGAAGCACAATTTCTTGCAAGAGTTGTCCGAAGGAGTGACCAAACTCAAGAAGTTGTCTTACTTGGATGTGTCGCACAATGAAATCCAAGCCATTCCACCTGCTGTGGCTCAGTTGGACAAGTTACAGTACTTTAACCTATCTGGGAACCAGTTAAAGTATTTAGATCTCAGAATTTTGTATTTACCGCAGCTGCGTCGGTTTTTTGTCACCAAAAATCCGATTGAGAACATCCCACGCGATGTCTTCCTTGGAGGTTTGCGTAGCCTTCgttgttattttgacattcCTATCGACATTCCATCTCACGATGACAGTTTGGATTGTTCGTTAGACTCCTCCATTCTTGATGAAATCCGACAACTCAAACTCCGGCCGTTTAGTACACCGCAATCAAAATCAACCCACCAATCAGAACCTAGACAGGTCCTGAATGCAAAGCTCCGACGTTCTATCAGTTTTAGTTGTGAAACCTTGGCAGACTCTGGTATTTATTCCTTGGCATCTCTTAATCTTGAACAGCCAGTGTCTCGGCGACTGTCACTGTCAACAAATGACATCGAAACTTCATTTGGTATTCTTCCTGAGAGAAAAACACTAGATCAGTTCCTTGGGAGTGAGAGTGAGAGCAACTGTGGGGACCAGGGTAGTGATGAGTCCATGCGGGCTCTTGAGTCGGATGGTGACATCACCTGTTGTTCTGATTGCCAATGTTCAGAGGATACAGATGATTCACAGTATCAAGAAAAAGTGCTAGAGAATGGGTGCAAAGTTCTGAAACATAAAAATGTGACAGTGACACTACCGCCCAAGAATGAAAGTGGTTATGACCTTGGTGTGTTTGAACTGGAAATTGTGGAAGACTTGTCTTATTCGCCTGATACCAGTGAACGTGCCGTCCATGCCAGTCAGGTTGTTAGTATGGAACCTCATGGTACAAGATTCACAACATCAGATCCAGCCCTGATTGACATTCCAATTACCGTCCCAGTTGACTCTGTGCGGGAAATTGTCTGTCTTTGTAGTGAGACATCCATTGGAGAATGTGTTGATTGGAAAGAGATGGACAGTTCATGTTTTGAGCTGAAAGGAAACCGAGTGATCATACAGACTACGCATTTTAGCTTGTTCACTATCCTGGTGAAAAAGTCATTTCCAGAGACACGTCAGTTGATCAGTGCTAATCAGGGTGGCCGTATCATGGTCGAGGAAGTCCCCGGGGTTGGTGTGATCTTCCCCAGGAGGTCACTTCATGAGGACATAGAGGCCAGGGTGAAGGTTGTGTATGGTGATGAACCCTACTGCCTAGACTTCAACCACGGTGAAGAACCCAGGGCCCTCGCAACCCCTGTGGTCATGCTTGAACCACATGGATGCCAATTCAAAGCAACAAAACATCCCGTCGTCCTGTCTCTTCCGTTGCCAGACTGTGCTCGTATCCAGAACCACTTCGGCCAGAATGCTGAGAGAGATTTGACCATCTGGTGTAGTCAGACAGCAGAAGAAGAGGAACTGGACTGGCATGAAGTGAAGGTTTCGTACAAAGTACGGGTGGATGGTGACAGCAACTTCTGCGTACAGATTCCAGTGCAGCACTTCTGTTGGTATAGAGCACTCTGGGACTCGCTGGCTTCCAAGATGTACGAATGCAAAATAG GTGTAACCTACTTCTACCCGTATATCCAGTTCTCCATGATGTGCCAGGCGATGATGGATGAAAACCCTGACAATCTCTCGTTTGGTTTGGAGGTGATCTGTTACCATAGTGACAAGAGGTTTCCTGAGGCGGGTAACTACAGGCATAAAGTGGGAAGCAGCTTGAAGCCGAGGATGATCAAGAAAG GCTCCATTGCAATCAGGTTGAGATCTGATAACTTCGAGGCCGACACAGAaaatggggagaacccagaACTGCACAAGATTGAGTTTGACTTCAGGGGGAGAGAGTTTGAGAAGCAGTTTGCTTGTGTCTATAAG CATAAACCAAAAGACAAGGGTGTATTTGGGAAGGTGTTCGTAGAGCGACTGGTTCAGCCTGGAATCGTTGAACCTCTCTTTGAATTCAACCTTACCAAG AGTGGTCATGAAGCTGAGACCATTTTGGAGTCGACAGACAGGTGGTCGTTGTTGGCAGTCAAAGAACTTGCAA GTATGTTGAACATCACCAATGATGAAAACTGGAAAGTGTTTGCAAAGCACCTTGGCTTCACCAATCATGAAGTCAACCACAAGCTGGCCTATACAGCAGATCCATTTGCGTTCATGTTGGGCGTGTATCAGAGTCGTGGGGGCACACCGGATGAGTTTGTGCAGTCTCTCTATAAAGTTGGGCGTGAGCTACGGATGAATGCGACTGGTGTGCCACTGAAGGAGCTGGATCAGATTGGATTCACCCTGAAGAGTGGCCTTGCCAAGAGTCGCTTCAGCAATAGCACCATGGAGGAGGGTGAGAACAGTGATGGAGACGACTATGAGGAACCAATTGAGGATGTTGTGAAGAAATTGG GGTCACACAAATCTTCAACTCCCAAGAGAAAGAGATCAAGTCGAGCTGGCTCATCTGAAAGATCCATCACGAAGAAACGACGCCTATCTCTAAATTCCTCTGAGCACCTCAGTGACATCTCAGTCGAAGATGAGAGTTTCTTTGTTAATAAACAGGAAATGGACGATTCAGATCTTTGGCGTTTGTCTCAAGTGTTGTTACAAAGTTGGAAAAACCTTGGACGTGCTTTACGGATCCCTGAGGAGGACCTTCTGAGCATTGAGCACAGTCACAAGACTGAAGCAAGGGAATGTGCCTATCAGATGCTCTTGAAATTCAAGTGTCGTTATCCTAACAAGTGTCGCTATGGTTACCTGTACCGCATTCTCTGTGAAAATGGTCTGAAGGGGGTTGCCCAGAAACACTGTAAACCTGCCCCAGAATCGGATGATGAATGTCAGTAA